ttcctgtATATTGAATAAACAATTTATGctaaatttgaaatatttctatgAAATCATGAAAATATTTCTATGCAAAGAGAGGAGTGCCCCGTGGCTACTGATGTGTTTTTTTTGGGTTATAGCTCCGTTCCTTCTTGTGCAAAACATTGACGTGGGGGAACGTTTTCTCCTTTTTATGTAGATCTCAAGGATGTATATATTTTCACTAATTTGAGCAAACGTGTAATAATAAAGAAAATAATCACATGTTGCAAAATAAATATTAACATATATTCAAGTAAGTCTTTGTATATTTCAAAAGGGATTTTTTTCGGGAATCAAAAGAATAATATGACATAAAAAATAAGTATTCATATATTCgaaaaatatgttttttttaaGAAATAATGTTCATAAACatatactccttccgtcccaaaatataagatattatatccaatatactcacatattggatgtaATAAGATCATATATTGTGGACTGAGGGAGTATATCTTAGATACAACGACGCCACGCCCTAACTCTTAACGACCATGACATCAGACCTCAACAACCTGTTTCTttcaactcttttgtttatggtccTCTTTTGACAGCAAGGAATGGTGTCTTTGTAGTAAATCGGAGACGGACTGACGAGTCTAAAGATCGCCATTGATGGCATGTTCATAAGCAACAGTCATCTTTTGTACTCCTGATGGGATCACAAAACAGTTCTCTTGCACTTTGTTTCTCTCTAACACATAACAAACACCACCGATGTCTAAACAAAAGTCCTGGTTTGGTTCAGACTCACAGCCCTATTTCATTATCGGTAGTGTTGATGTGTATGCTGCAAAAACCGGGCTGCGCAGGCAGGAGCAGCCTCTTGTTTCCGTTGCTCAGCATCGTCGTGACATCGCGCATGGTAGGCCTGTCCTCCGCGACATCCTGGACGCATAAGAGGGCGACCTGGATGCACCTCATAGTGTCCATCTCTGGGTACTCCTCGCCCAGCGAATCATCCACCAGCTCGTCGCACCTCTGCTCTCTCCACAATTGCCATGCCTATTACCGAAACAGATTATTTGTTAAAAATTGTTACCTTCTTCATAGTTTCCAAGCCTAATAGCCAAACAGATTAATTGTGCATTAACAAGCATGTCTTGCGGTCAAAGTAAGTAAATGTCCCCTAAAAGAAGTaagtaaatgttcatatttttgaaagaaaaaaaatgcaaGGGGGTGATAATTGACCTAGGCATAGTGATTTTATATATAGATTGAACCAGATAACACATTACTAATTGCTGGCTTAGTAGAGGGACTGAAGCAAACTATGTGTGGATTCTTCATTTTTGAAGTATTTTATTTTACTCACATATTTCCTGAGCTCGTATGATCTTCCGGATAATTGGTAGGAACCGACGGCCCTCTTCCCACTTATGATCTCGAGAACTAGGATGCCGAAGCTGAAAACATCTGACCTTGTTGAGTAGACACTCTGGGAGCAGTATTCCGGCGCGATGTATCCACTGAAATAAAACAATATATGCCAACAAGATCACTGTAAATTATAATGATTCTCAGCCGAAAGAAATATAATGGGAATTAGATGATAGGCGTGACATGCGCTCATTTGATCAAATCAGTTTCATTGTTGATTGAACGTTTCCATTCGATACCCCGGTACTCCTGTTATTGCAGATTTGCAAGAAAGATCACGGAAAGGAGAAGTTGCAAACTTAGTTGACTTAGTCTGAAAATGCCTTGAAGAAGTCAACACTAATACAGGTCGTAGGTGGAAGATTCATTAGTCACTCTATTAGCTTTTTTTAATGCATATACACAAATAAATATTAAGTTTCCCTCTCCACGACCTCTACACTGTGATAGTATATATCTATGTATTGCATACGCTCGAAAATATTAACACCATCTCCTTCAAATATACGTCATATAATATTGATGAATCATTGGAACTCAACTTAGTCTCAACTAACAAGGTACTTAGCTAGCTAAACAAATATTCCCGCCTTTTCAATAAGGTTCGCTTACTAACCAAATATAAGTCTGAACTAACATGTGAAGCCCATAAAATCAAAACCTTACAATGTTCCCATAGCTGTCGTTGTATTTGATTCTGTCATGTTGGAGAGGCATATCCTTGCGATCCCAAAGTCGGAAATTTTTGGATTCATTTCATGATCTAATAGGATGTTACTTGGTTTCAAGTCTCTGTGGACTATGCACTCATGTGCGTAGTCATGCATGTAGAGAAGGCCTTCTGCTATTCCTTCAATTATGTGGCGACGTACAGGCCAGCTCCGCTTTGCTCCTGACCCTATTGAGTTACAATTTAAAATGTGAATATAGAGATACATAGTTATTTTTTCATTCGAATAAATAAACAGAAGATATTTCGGCCTTTCGTTATTTTTGTGGTGAAAGTACAATGGTATTATCTTTGTTTTTTGCATGAGAAAAGTGAACGTACCAAAAATGAACTCTTCCAAGCTACCATTTGGCAAAAATTCATATACAAGTATCCTCTCTTTGCCTTTGATGCAGCATCCAAGAAGTTTGACGAGATTCTTGTGCTGGAGGCTGGCTATGAGTTTGATTTCATTCATGAACTCACGGAATCCTTGAACTGAATTTGGAGAAAGTCGTTTAACCGCTATGTCTTGATCGTCAGGCAACCGACCCTAATGAAGTGTACATGTATTTTTACATGACAGATCAATATATGAGTAATGCTATCTTGATAATATGGTATTTGTATACATTGTATCGCAATAAATACGCTTGTTCATGATGCTATATTGAGATGATTTTGATTAAAAAAAGTTTCCTTTCATGTGCATGTGTGATATGCATCGTTATTGGGAGAAAATAAATCTCTATTCAATTCAAGAAATGAAGTTACAcatgaattttttatatatttgaattaCTAAATATTTTTGAACAGCTGCAAAATGAACTGAAATATAGGATTGCAAAAATTAAAGGAGTATTATTTTGTCTCAGTAAGGCTAACATTCGCAAAGGTTGATTCAAGTAAATGCAATTACCTTGTAAACATGACCAAATCCACCTTCTCCAAGTTTATTTTCCTTCGAGAAGTTATCAGTAGCACTTCTTATCTTTGAATATCTAAATAGTGAAAACCTCGAGTCGCTTTCACTAACAATTTCCTCTTCCAGGATGACTAGATCCCTCTCCAATAACAATTCTACACAAGGAAGGGCAAGGTAAAAACATATTCATGTGGAAACAAAATGAAAGAATAACTTGCAATCATgcaaacgatgatgatgatgatgatgataacaaCAATActactgctcctcctcctcctactactaccattaccaccaccaccaccatcacaataataataatcaatgTTCAAGAAAGCGTTTTTAAGCACGCTTAAGCGATGAGCGATGGCAAACCTCTTCGCTTTTGTCCTAAGCGGTAGGTTAAGTTTTTTTTCTTCTTAACTTTGGCCAAAATTTGGCTGTTTTTGAACTCCTTTTGCTTGTCGGCTTGCGCAATAATGGCAATATGCCATTTATCTTATTATTAGGTTCTGTTGGGAACCATTTCCTTCATATTCTGGCAAAATTCTCACATGATCTCTTTTAGGTTATGACTATTTGAACTGAACCGCATTTTAGTTGTTATTTTTCTTGCTATGTGAACCTGATGCTACGGTGTGAACTGTGTTTTAGATGCTATATCAAGTACCCATGTGCCATGTTTCCTATTTTACTGTGTATATTATTCAAAATCTATCAAATTCTAGCCAATTTCAAAAAACATTGAAGCGCCCATTGCTCTAAGCTGTGACCTTCCGTTTCGCTTATGCTTTCCGCTTCTTTGaacattgatgatgatgatgatgatgatgatgatgatgatgatgatgatgatagtaatagtaacagtaacaacaacaacaacaacaacaacaacaacaacaacaacacaacaacaacaacaacaacaacaacaacaacaacaacaacaacaacaattcttTACCTCTGACTTTCTTGACGATGTATGGCCTTAGGAGCAAGCCGAGGATGAGCAAAACTAGAAGAGGAACTCCAAATATGACAATCTTAAGCACCGGGCTCACTCCATCTTTGTATCAAAAAGGCCGCAAAATCAGTAGGTAACAGGGAGTTTGGAACAACATGGTTTCCCTTGCTAGGCCTTAGGAGTTAGGATTGTGAAATGCTGTTAAACTACGCGTGGATTCCTTAAAAAATCTTAATAGATGGAGTTGTAAACAGTGAAGCAACACACGTACTTTTGGGCATGTCGATCTTGAGAGTGTCGTTTGTCTCCTCAAAGAAGAGCTCCTTCTCGTACCGCAAATTACACCGAATTCCAATAATCCTCCCACCGACACGGCTTGAAGATGCATCGCCGAACAGCTTTGGCATCTGCTTGATGATGCCTTCAAGGCAGCTCCTGCACTGTGGCCCGGCAAGGTCCAGCCTGCACTGCACGAGCCCGTACACGGTGCTCACGCCCTGCTCGCCGAACCCCGCCTCGCCGGTCGCATACCGGGACCGGCTAGTCAGCCTGGGGCCGCCGGAGGTGCCAAGGTCGGCCAGGTCGTTCATCAGCTTCACCACCGTCTCCATCAGCCGCGGTGCGGCCTCTGCGCCCCTGACCGAGTTCATATTGCTCGCGGACCATTCGGGCTCGTTGCTGAGGCTCGAGAGGGACCGCTCGTCGTCGGTGAAGCGGAGCATGTACTGGTCGTAGTAGACGACGGCGCGCCGGCAGGAGACGCGGTCGGCCACGTCCTGGAAGGCGGCCCTGAGGCCGTCGGTGCAGTTGGCGCCGGTGTagtcgccgcggcagagcacttCGCCATACACCTTGTCGGGCGCCTCGCCGGAGCTGCCCTTGGCGAAGCCCGACGTGCCGGCGCCCGCGGTGAGGGTCGCTCCGAGAGCTCGAAGGTTGGAGCCGTAAGTGCTGTTTGTCGCGTACGTGCCGGTGGTCTGGTTGCAGAGTGTATACAACGGGCTCACTGTGGCGGAGGCGGCGTGAACGCTCGCCTCCGGTGGCCACAaggcgaggaagaagaggaggaggaggtacgtgggcatggtggtgactggttgCTGGTGTGCTACGTTCGAGCGAGCGTTCGATTGGTTAATTAGCTACGCCAGCTTGGAGCCTTTGACCGGAAGCGGGAACTTGCTAACATCACACCGTGACGACCAATCAAAACAACGGGTCTTCCAACCAATACCGTGACCAACTAAGAGTACAAAATTAGGCTCTTTTTTTTTAACATCTGTATAGACACAAGCACTCATATACgtgcgcatacactcatccctatgaacgcacacacgcatacccTATCCCTATGAACACCTcaaaaagactgagccggcatattatcttgaaatttacgaagatgagaacgtctccttccactgaatgcgcatcatcgaaaattctgaaataaattcagaaataaatgcgCACCATGGGATATACTACTTGGCTTGTTTTCTATCGATTGTCATCAGTTTAAGGGTGGACACTGGGCAGTTAGGAAATTGCCGCGAGTATTCCAGGGACCAGAGCAGAAGTTTTGTGACTCTGACGTTCTGTTCTTTATCGAAGAATGAACCTCCGGTTCTGACTTCTGACATAAATATGCACACTATATTCTGGATTGGATGTGACGACTTGAAGTCAATGTTCCACGAATGAATAGACAGCGCCGACATCAACATTATGTATATACTCAGTTCGTCTCAAATTAAGTGTCACAACTTTAGTATCAATACAAAGTTGGGATTATTTTGAGACAGAGAAAGTACATCATGTATTGGATTTGGGCTACTTTTTCGTCTACCTCAAGGTGGTTTCAGATATCATAGTTTCCCTAATATATTAATAAAAACAATTCAAATCACCCGATGGGTTGCAGCCCAGCATCCATCGTCTTCCTTGTGCGCTACGTGCCCCCCATAGGCCCACACCGCTTCCATTGCAATTTTTTATGGTGCGAGCGGTTGTGTGTGGATCATGCTAGCATGGCAGCTCCCACTCCCCTACAGCTTCCCTCTCCTCTCCGAGCCCACCCTTTTGTGGCAATGTCGGCAACCcatcgtcgtccaccaccatgACCTGGTCGTGACAGCCGCCGCAAGCTGCTGTAGGTGTCTCCTCCTTGTGTCCCTTCATCTGACGCAAGCCGGAGATGGCACACAACAGGCAGTCATCTGCACTGGTTGTAAGCTTGTCACCCCCtgtcccctcctccttctcctcccgcCATCCACCACCGATGCTACAAGCTCCAGTGTTGCAAAGGAGTTGAGCTGCAAAGGAGCCGGTCGATACAGGTCTTGGGATTGCAACACTGTACATGTTTCTAAAAACACGGGAAACATTGCAGTGGAAGCACAATGGTGCGGCGATGCGGGCGCGCCGACGTTCCTGCAACATACCTCTATCGCAAAGGTTGAGGGCGTCGCTCAGTTGCTCGATGGTGCAGATATGGCGCGTAACACTCCCCATATTTTAATCACATGATTTGGTCGCTATCGTGGCTGAAAAATCCCATTGCAATTTTCCTCCATAACTATGTCATGGGAATGTAGGAAATACCACCACTATCACTCCATTTTAGGGCTACCACGATAGATGCTTCAAGCACAATTTTAATCCTTGTGTTTTCCCTCTCAttatagtattttttttcttgtcaTCCTACCATTTATTCATGATGTCTGTTTCTTTTTTATCCTAAATATTATAAAATTAATAATTATTTTTTCAAGGGATCCTTCTCCCGATATTGACCAATTATACATGGTATTATAAACATAAGCATAATAAATTATCTGACTTCTTTTACTTATTGCTCCTTTCATTCCAAATATGGTGTGTATGTATTTTTCCAGAAGTTATGCTTTCTAAATTTTTACTAGGTGTATAGAGACAAATATACAAATCTATAAGAGCAAATAAATATAGTTAGATACAtatttttacttatttattttttattattaATATTGATAACTTTATCTATAAACTTGcttaaactttacaaagtttgactttagaaAGAATCTATACACATTAAAAGGGAGTAAATAGTAGCATCCAAATTTGGCCCGATAGAATTAATAAGGTTAAACTCACTTAGAATTAACAAACATATATCATGTAGCTTCCATTGACTACTCCTTGATTCCTAGTGTAAAGAGTTTCAGAACTAAATTCTTTGAAGAAAAACACTTCACCAATATTTAACAAAAAACAATTGTAGCATGTACTAATAGTAGAACCTAGAGATCTCCTTGCCCATCTTAATCTAATTGTTTGTGCTGCTTGATATGTAGAGTTATCAATATATATTATCTAAAGTTGCCAAAACAGTCTATCTTGCAAATTAATTATATTTTTTCCTAGTGCATTTGTTGTTTTGTATTGACTTATATTCCTTTGGCACAAATAAAAATATCTTATTGCATACTTAACATGACTTTTTATTACAACCATTTATTGTTAAAACATTATACCTTAGTAACTGTTTTATAATCTTTTGCTTTTTTTTTATGATTAGGTCAATATTTTTCTTTGCCAATCACCTCTCAGCCACTACCGCCACGGCTTGTTCTCTTTAACATTCCCATGTTGTTTTCTCGATTTTTCTGGTCATCTATGTAATGCACAATCTTATCACGGAAGTCGAGTATAGATTCATTTTTGTTACAACATCAGTGCCTCTCAAACTTTCATAAATTATCGACGTATGTTTATTAGAAAATTCTAACATATTCTTCCTTTCACTCTTCCTACCATATATTGCTCTCTTTGATAGCACACACATTGTTCAGCTAAGGCACATATATTTTCAGCACAATCAAAACAACATATTGCATACTTTTATTGTTATAGTCACTCCAAATATCATTATGGAACATAATTCGATACAAAACAACAAATGTATGTCATAACTTTTATCATAACTTTCCTATGGAAATACGTTCTCTATGGAAATACGTTTCTTCCTCAAAGATGGTTTGATTTCTAAATAACCTGTGTCATAACTTTTGCAAAACcttctcaactttttaccacacaCTACAAGGATCATatgatgagaccatgccaagtttcatgattagTAAGCTTgttttgaaatttaaaaaaaactcAAAAAACTCCTGTTCAGGGTCAAGTCTTGGCACCCTCATGTTTGTAGTTCCTTTCCTATTCTTCTATAAGTCCTAAAAATagactcaagaacacaaatatgattttttttaaaccagttttgccaaaCTTTTCAACAACCTACAACTCAAATTTAAAGTATACCCACTAAATGTCTAGAAATGCACTTaatgatgagaccatgccaagtttcatgtttttcagaGTTTTGCATTTtttgaaataaaaaaaaatcagaaaactcACATTCATGGTCAAGTCTTGGCACCCTCATGTTTGGAATACCTTTCCTTTTCTTCTATAAGTCCTAAAATAGACACCagaacacaaatatgatttttcaaaccagtTTTGCCAACCTTTTCATCcacttatagttcaaatttgaattgtattGCGGGCGGCCGGGagcgaaccctagccgccagcaGCGCAGCACCCACCTCCcccgcctcccctcgccgccgccggatggcgtcgccgggcaaagcccgtgcggctcggcggcggcggggccctttcCTCCTTCCGGTCGGAGCGGCGCGGCGCGGACCGTCCTCTTCGGCGGGAGCTCGGTCGGCGGCAATGCTAGCTCGAGGCGGCGCGGCGAGGTAGCGCAGGGGCGGGTCGGGCGTGCTTCGGGGCCGGCTGGCGTGGTTCTACGTGCGACGGCTTGCCGCAGGCGTTGGCGTGGGCGCATGGAGCGGAGGACGCGGATCTGAGCAGGCCACGGAGAGGGGGCATGGGGCTACGTGGGCGCCGCGACGAGGTCGCGCTGCGCGTGCGTGGCGGCTCGGGTGGCCATTTGTGGTCGAGCGCTGCTCTGCTGCTTGGGTGTTCTGCTCCACGGCCTCGGGTGCTTGGGTACTCTACTCCCGGCGTGAGGGGCTCGAGAGGAGCTGGGACGAGGTGCTGCTGCACGGGAAGGTGCTGCACAAGGGGTCCGGCAGTGCGGATCTGTCGCCGGGAGGTTGCGCGATGGCACGGTGAGGGGCTGCTGCTCAGGCGGAATGGTGGAGCGGCTTCGCTGTGAGATGCAGGAGCaacagtgtcacatccctagttctggtatgacctagactagctagtcatgtgtgcatcatgtttaaattccatttaaatttgaaatggggatttatgaaaccctcagaatcatctctgaaaatgatccaaataaaaattgcttcaaaaaggtccaagaaaatgctcatgttgctctctgaaaatattggacagagataaaaatcaaaccaatatttttaggagctcataagaatttattttgggcatttggaattaatgcataattatttgcattggatatatatttattatatatataatatatgtccaaaaattatgccatttgttgaggggctctggaataataccactagttcctacaaaaattggcataagtaaataaaatgatttagtatttttattaaatcaaaacaaatgtcagaaaataggaaaaagaaataggaaaagagACTTACCTagcgcttacctccctgtgcagcccgttactgtgcagcccagcagcagcccagcccgcctcctcctctgtcgtcttcctccccgacaggaggacgggcgcgtgcccgacgcgcgcaccgccgtgccgcgccacctcctccctccctgcctgcctgtcctccccctcgtcgctctggatgatccggacgacgccacgcgacgccccgtacccctctcactctccccagtcctctccctcctctggttccttctccctctcttcacCGACCGCACCGGAGAGCGCCGCTGCttgccaccgcggccaccggccacccctcgccctgccgctgcacccagaagctccgcctcctcgctctgtAGCCTCTCCGCCAAGCTGTgcatcgccggacgccccgtggagccgtcgtcgtcgccttcatcacctccggccgccgtggatctccgTCGCCGCACGCCGCCGTCagcgcctcccccgagctcgccgtcgtctctTCCGGTCCCCTGTgagcccccccccccgcgtcggttccccctcctctcctgcctccccgtgctctgtagcccgcagccgctcgagcccgagctccggccgccgccgcgagcttcgNNNNNNNNNNCCGGAGAGCGCCGCTGCtcgccaccgcggccaccggccacccctcgccctgccgctgcactcagaagctccgcctcctcgctctgtAGCCTCTCCGCCAAGCTGTgcatcgccggacgccccgtggagccgtcgccgtcgccttcatcacctccggccgccgtggatctccgTCGCCGCACGCCGCCGTCagcgcctcccccgagctcgccgtcgtctctTCCGGTCCCCTGTGAGCCCCCCCCCGCGtcggttccccctcctctcctgcctccccgtgctctgtagcccgcagccgctcgagcccgagctccggccgccgccgcgagcttcgctccggcgagctccgccgcccccgcagcctcccgtctgctcccctggatgcggacgagcccgggctacgccccggtgcccttagccgccgcccccgtggcctgtaacgcggacgccgccgcgtcctgaggtcgccgccgacgacctcgccggcctgacatgcgggccctgtcggccaggtgattagcttagcgcTAATCACAATTTAAGCTAactctgacactgacagtgggcccttgcgccctaatcttttaattagattagtaaaacccccttgtttaacactgtgtcactgacgtgtggaccccacacgtcaggtttgacctggtcagcaccgttgacctgctgacgcaggcatgacgtcatgctgacgcagttatctattttctggatttaaattaaatcaggaaattccagaaaatgattcaaacttcaaaaaatcatagaaattcaaccgtagctcagattgaaataatttatatatgaaaaattatcagaaaaatgcaatctttccatttgttctagtttcatgcatgacaaaccaacttatacctactgtataagtgaaacactaaaatggcttatataaagagcttattttggagatgcatttgaatctttggttcaaatggatttcacccatttgaatactagttgcattagctcaaacaacatcacatctacatgccatgttcatgcatcatattgttgtttgtgtattgattgccgacactgttccttctcgataggtcctgctccggagtccatTCCAGAGTACCtttctgaggagcagtgcccctttgttgatctactaggcaagcaaacccccttgttcattccg
Above is a window of Triticum aestivum cultivar Chinese Spring chromosome 6B, IWGSC CS RefSeq v2.1, whole genome shotgun sequence DNA encoding:
- the LOC123134955 gene encoding cysteine-rich receptor-like protein kinase 15, whose translation is MPTYLLLLFFLALWPPEASVHAASATVSPLYTLCNQTTGTYATNSTYGSNLRALGATLTAGAGTSGFAKGSSGEAPDKVYGEVLCRGDYTGANCTDGLRAAFQDVADRVSCRRAVVYYDQYMLRFTDDERSLSSLSNEPEWSASNMNSVRGAEAAPRLMETVVKLMNDLADLGTSGGPRLTSRSRYATGEAGFGEQGVSTVYGLVQCRLDLAGPQCRSCLEGIIKQMPKLFGDASSSRVGGRIIGIRCNLRYEKELFFEETNDTLKIDMPKNGVSPVLKIVIFGVPLLVLLILGLLLRPYIVKKVRELLLERDLVILEEEIVSESDSRFSLFRYSKIRSATDNFSKENKLGEGGFGHVYKGRLPDDQDIAVKRLSPNSVQGFREFMNEIKLIASLQHKNLVKLLGCCIKGKERILVYEFLPNGSLEEFIFGSGAKRSWPVRRHIIEGIAEGLLYMHDYAHECIVHRDLKPSNILLDHEMNPKISDFGIARICLSNMTESNTTTAMGTFGYIAPEYCSQSVYSTRSDVFSFGILVLEIISGKRAVGSYQLSGRSYELRKYAWQLWREQRCDELVDDSLGEEYPEMDTMRCIQVALLCVQDVAEDRPTMRDVTTMLSNGNKRLLLPAQPGFCSIHINTTDNEIGL